The Juglans microcarpa x Juglans regia isolate MS1-56 chromosome 2S, Jm3101_v1.0, whole genome shotgun sequence genome has a window encoding:
- the LOC121251787 gene encoding glutaredoxin-C9-like — MQQAIPYKSWPPLHTKAQQSFSLKVDDNSLVSPPKVVLREGEDMLNMVSENAVIVFARRGCCMSHVVKRLLLGLGVNPAVYEVEEKDEIGVVKELETLISNTGKDGKVLQFPAVFIGGSLFGGLDRVMATHISGELVPILKDAGALWL; from the coding sequence ATGCAGCAAGCAATTCCTTACAAGTCATGGCCACCACTCCATACAAAAGCCCAGCAATCATTTTCCCTCAAAGTCGACGACAACTCCCTTGTGTCGCCTCCCAAAGTCGTTCTGAGGGAAGGAGAAGATATGctcaacatggtatcagagaacGCAGTCATAGTCTTTGCAAGGCGCGGATGCTGCATGAGCCATGTCGTGAAGCGCTTGCTTTTGGGCCTAGGCGTGAATCCTGCCGTTTACGAGGTTGAGGAGAAGGATGAAATTGGGGTTGTGAAAGAATTGGAGACCCTGATCAGCAATACGGGAAAAGATGGTAAAGTACTGCAGTTTCCGGCTGTTTTTATTGGTGGGAGTTTGTTCGGAGGATTGGATCGAGTTATGGCTACTCATATATCTGGAGAATTGGTTCCTATATTGAAAGATGCCGGGGCCTTGTGGCTTTGA